A part of Streptomyces sp. NBC_01451 genomic DNA contains:
- a CDS encoding Rv1733c family protein, producing MRAIGGLWRWRHNPLRRTTDLAEAWVALAALLLILLVAPLIGALVGGAAQDALQQAVRDQREARHLVTATVVKKLARSPLEPDPEAASPREARSRVEADWTGPDGTEQHGKVVAALKSPHPGDHFTLWTDGQGRIAARPLDTATATTHAVLAGFGAAVLSAGFVEGGRRLILWRMVRRRYARWDQAWDRAGPDWGRTGTGS from the coding sequence GTGCGGGCGATCGGCGGACTCTGGCGCTGGCGGCACAATCCCCTGCGCCGTACGACCGACCTCGCGGAAGCCTGGGTGGCGCTCGCGGCCCTGCTGCTGATCCTGCTGGTGGCGCCCCTCATCGGCGCCCTCGTCGGCGGCGCCGCCCAGGACGCGCTGCAACAGGCCGTACGGGACCAGCGCGAGGCCCGCCATCTCGTGACGGCCACCGTGGTCAAGAAGCTGGCCCGTTCCCCGTTGGAGCCCGACCCCGAGGCGGCCTCCCCTCGCGAGGCGAGGAGCCGCGTGGAAGCCGACTGGACGGGGCCGGACGGAACGGAGCAGCACGGCAAGGTCGTGGCGGCCCTCAAGTCCCCGCATCCCGGGGACCACTTCACGCTGTGGACGGACGGACAGGGGCGAATAGCCGCCCGGCCCCTGGACACCGCCACCGCGACGACGCACGCGGTCCTTGCCGGGTTCGGTGCGGCCGTCCTGTCGGCCGGGTTCGTCGAGGGCGGCCGGCGCCTGATCCTCTGGCGCATGGTCCGTCGCCGGTACGCGCGCTGGGACCAGGCCTGGGACCGGGCCGGACCCGACTGGGGCCGGACCGGCACCGGCAGTTGA
- a CDS encoding glycosyltransferase has protein sequence MWIAVGSLAAWLWLLLCQGFFWRTDVGLPSYDREPESWPSVCVVVPARDEAAVLPASLPSLLAQDYPGRAEVFLVDDGSSDGTGELARELARRHGGLPLTVDSPGEPPAGWTGKLWAVRHGIDSARARGPEFLLLTDADIAHAPDSLRELVAAAKSGGFDAVSLMARLRVESTWERLVVPAFVYFFAQLYPFRRIGRKGTRTAAAAGGCVLLRTEAAERARIPDAIRHAVIDDVALARAVKGGGGHIWLGLAERVDSVRPYPRLHDLWRMVSRSAYAQLRHSPPLLLGTVLGLALVYLVPPIALVAGLATGTTPAAVCGGLAWLVMAGTYAPMLRYYGQPLWLAPLLPFTAFLYLLMTVDSAVQHYRGRGAAWKGRTYARPEPAADES, from the coding sequence GTGTGGATCGCCGTCGGATCACTCGCCGCATGGCTGTGGCTGCTGCTGTGCCAGGGCTTCTTCTGGCGCACGGACGTCGGACTGCCGTCCTACGACCGGGAGCCGGAGTCCTGGCCGTCCGTCTGTGTCGTCGTCCCGGCACGCGACGAGGCCGCCGTACTGCCCGCGAGCCTGCCTTCGCTGCTCGCCCAGGACTATCCGGGGCGGGCCGAGGTCTTCCTTGTCGACGACGGCAGTTCGGACGGCACCGGGGAACTGGCCCGGGAACTGGCGCGGCGCCACGGCGGGCTGCCGCTCACCGTGGACTCGCCCGGAGAACCGCCCGCGGGCTGGACGGGCAAGCTGTGGGCCGTACGCCATGGCATCGACTCGGCACGCGCGCGTGGACCCGAGTTCCTGCTGCTGACCGACGCGGACATCGCCCACGCGCCGGACAGCCTGCGGGAGTTGGTGGCGGCGGCGAAGAGTGGCGGCTTCGACGCCGTGTCGCTGATGGCCAGGCTACGGGTGGAGAGCACCTGGGAGCGGCTCGTCGTGCCGGCTTTCGTGTACTTCTTCGCGCAGCTCTACCCCTTCCGCCGGATCGGCAGGAAGGGAACCCGGACGGCCGCCGCCGCCGGCGGGTGCGTGCTGCTGCGTACGGAGGCTGCCGAGCGGGCCCGGATCCCGGACGCCATCCGGCACGCGGTCATCGACGACGTGGCACTCGCGCGGGCCGTCAAGGGCGGCGGGGGCCACATCTGGCTGGGGCTCGCCGAACGGGTGGACAGCGTGCGGCCCTACCCCCGTCTGCACGACCTGTGGCGGATGGTCTCGCGCAGCGCGTACGCGCAGTTGCGCCACAGCCCGCCGCTCCTTCTCGGCACGGTGCTCGGCCTCGCGCTGGTGTACCTGGTGCCCCCGATCGCCCTGGTCGCCGGGCTCGCCACCGGGACGACGCCCGCGGCGGTGTGCGGCGGCCTCGCGTGGCTCGTGATGGCGGGGACGTACGCCCCGATGCTGCGCTACTACGGGCAGCCTCTGTGGCTCGCTCCCCTGCTGCCCTTCACCGCGTTCCTGTACCTCCTGATGACGGTCGACTCGGCGGTGCAGCACTACCGGGGGCGTGGCGCCGCCTGGAAGGGACGGACGTACGCGCGTCCGGAACCCGCCGCGGACGAGAGCTGA
- a CDS encoding MOSC domain-containing protein, translating into MGNAELHSIHIHPVKAFRGQAPRQAVVEPWGLAGDRRWVLIDAGGKVVTQRQQPRLAQAAAELLPGGGIRLSAPGRAPLTVPVPEVTGTATVDIFGTKVQAVLAGDAAHDWCGGYLGEDVRLLHMDDPGTRRAVDPEFALPGETVSFADGFPLLLTTLASLDALNSLIAQGDQPQEGPLPMNRFRPNVVVSGTAAWAEDGWSRIAIGDVSFRVAKMCGRCVVTTTDQDTSVRGREPLRTLGRHRRFGNQLVFGQNLVPETPGTISVGDPFKILE; encoded by the coding sequence ATGGGGAATGCGGAGCTGCACTCGATTCACATTCATCCGGTCAAGGCGTTCCGGGGCCAGGCGCCCCGGCAGGCCGTGGTGGAGCCCTGGGGGCTGGCCGGAGACCGCCGCTGGGTTCTGATTGACGCCGGGGGAAAGGTCGTCACTCAACGCCAGCAGCCGCGCCTGGCACAGGCGGCGGCCGAACTGCTGCCGGGTGGCGGAATTCGCTTGTCCGCGCCCGGCCGCGCGCCCCTGACCGTGCCCGTCCCGGAGGTGACGGGCACGGCGACGGTGGACATCTTCGGCACCAAGGTGCAGGCGGTGCTCGCGGGCGACGCCGCGCACGACTGGTGCGGCGGGTATCTGGGCGAGGACGTGCGCCTGCTGCACATGGACGACCCGGGCACGCGCCGCGCGGTCGACCCGGAGTTCGCACTGCCCGGCGAGACCGTGAGCTTCGCCGACGGCTTTCCGCTGCTGCTCACCACGCTGGCGTCGCTCGATGCCCTCAACTCCCTGATCGCGCAAGGCGATCAGCCGCAGGAGGGCCCGCTGCCCATGAACCGTTTCCGGCCCAACGTGGTGGTGTCGGGGACAGCCGCCTGGGCCGAGGACGGCTGGTCCCGGATCGCCATCGGCGACGTCTCCTTCCGGGTCGCCAAGATGTGCGGACGGTGCGTGGTGACCACCACCGACCAGGACACCTCCGTACGCGGGCGGGAACCGCTGCGCACACTCGGTCGCCATCGCCGCTTCGGCAACCAGCTGGTCTTCGGCCAGAACCTGGTGCCCGAAACTCCCGGCACGATCAGCGTCGGCGATCCGTTCAAGATCCTGGAATAG
- the lnt gene encoding apolipoprotein N-acyltransferase: protein MTATAPSIDEPDQLEPQLAPASRRARLLRLWPAATAALAGVLLYISFPPRTLWWLALPAFGIFGWVLRGRSWKAGLGLGYLFGLGFLLPLLVWTGVEVGPGPWLALVVIEAVFVALVGAGVAAVSRLPGWPLWAAAVWIAGEAARARVPFRGFPWGKIAFGQADGVFLPLAALGGTPVLGFAVVLCGFGLYEVVRQVIEWRRTGAVPRVAAAVAALSVAVPVVGALAARTLVSDKAEAGTATVAVIQGNVPRAGLDFNAQRRAVLDYHARETLRLAAQVKAGKTAQPDFVLWPENSSDIDPFANPDAAAVIENAAKAIGAPISVGGVVERDGKLYNEQILWDPAKGPTDTYDKRQVQPFGEYLPLRSMLEHINKNWTTMVHQDFSRGTKPGVFTMDGAKVGLATCYEAAFDWAVRDTVTHGAQMISVPSNNATFDRSEMTYQQLAMSRIRAVEHSRTVTVPVTSGVSAIIMPDGRITQKTGMFVADSLVQKVPLRSSETPATKLGILPEMLLVLVAAGGLGWAIGAGVRGRRARGV, encoded by the coding sequence GTGACTGCCACCGCTCCTTCCATAGACGAGCCGGACCAGCTCGAACCGCAGCTCGCGCCCGCTTCGCGCCGCGCGCGGCTGCTGCGACTCTGGCCCGCCGCCACCGCCGCGCTCGCCGGAGTGCTGCTGTACATCAGCTTCCCGCCGCGCACCCTGTGGTGGCTCGCCCTGCCGGCCTTCGGGATCTTCGGCTGGGTGCTGCGCGGCCGGTCCTGGAAGGCGGGGCTCGGTCTCGGCTATCTGTTCGGCCTCGGTTTCCTGCTGCCGCTGCTGGTGTGGACGGGTGTGGAGGTCGGTCCCGGTCCCTGGCTGGCACTGGTCGTCATCGAGGCCGTCTTCGTCGCGTTGGTCGGCGCGGGCGTCGCCGCCGTGTCGAGGCTGCCCGGATGGCCGCTGTGGGCGGCGGCCGTGTGGATCGCCGGCGAGGCGGCACGCGCGCGGGTGCCGTTCCGGGGCTTCCCCTGGGGCAAGATCGCCTTCGGCCAGGCGGACGGCGTCTTCCTGCCGCTCGCCGCGCTGGGTGGGACCCCCGTCCTCGGTTTCGCGGTCGTTCTGTGCGGATTCGGCCTGTACGAGGTCGTCCGCCAGGTGATCGAGTGGCGCCGTACCGGTGCCGTACCGCGCGTCGCCGCGGCCGTCGCCGCGCTGAGTGTGGCCGTCCCCGTGGTGGGCGCCCTGGCCGCGCGGACACTGGTGAGCGACAAGGCCGAGGCCGGCACCGCGACCGTCGCCGTCATCCAGGGCAACGTGCCCCGCGCGGGCCTCGACTTCAACGCCCAGCGGCGGGCCGTGCTCGACTACCACGCACGAGAGACCCTGCGGCTGGCCGCCCAGGTCAAGGCGGGGAAAACCGCCCAGCCCGACTTCGTGCTGTGGCCGGAGAACTCCTCCGACATCGACCCCTTCGCCAACCCCGACGCCGCCGCGGTCATCGAGAACGCGGCCAAGGCGATCGGCGCCCCCATCTCGGTCGGCGGCGTCGTGGAACGGGACGGCAAGCTCTACAACGAGCAGATCCTGTGGGACCCGGCGAAGGGCCCGACCGACACGTACGACAAGCGGCAGGTGCAGCCCTTCGGCGAGTACCTTCCGCTGCGCTCGATGCTCGAACACATCAACAAGAACTGGACCACCATGGTCCACCAGGACTTCAGCCGGGGCACGAAGCCGGGTGTGTTCACCATGGACGGCGCCAAGGTCGGCCTGGCCACCTGCTACGAGGCCGCCTTCGACTGGGCCGTGCGCGACACCGTCACCCACGGCGCCCAGATGATCTCCGTGCCGAGCAACAACGCCACCTTCGACCGCAGCGAGATGACCTACCAGCAGCTCGCGATGTCCCGTATCCGCGCCGTCGAGCACAGCCGGACCGTCACGGTCCCGGTGACCAGCGGTGTGAGCGCGATCATCATGCCCGACGGGAGGATCACCCAGAAGACAGGGATGTTCGTCGCCGACTCCCTCGTCCAGAAGGTGCCGCTGCGCTCCTCCGAGACGCCCGCAACCAAGCTCGGCATCCTGCCCGAGATGCTCCTCGTCCTGGTCGCCGCCGGCGGCCTCGGCTGGGCGATCGGCGCAGGTGTGCGCGGGCGGCGCGCCCGTGGCGTGTAG
- a CDS encoding glutamate racemase — protein MKIALMDSGIGLLPAAAAVRRLRPDAELVLSLDPAGMPWGPRTTQDLTERALAVAEAAAARRPDALIVGCNTATVHALTALRARFEPELPVIGTVPAIKPAASGGGPFAIWATPATTGSPYQLGLIRDFAEGVAVTEVPCWGLAEAVEHADESAIDAAIGAAAALTPDEVTTVVLGCTHYELVAERIRAAVQRPGHPPLVLHGSAGAVAAQTLRRLGAHPAREAQADGRLTALLNGTEGPLPAAALAYEEGRLLQAATPVR, from the coding sequence GTGAAGATCGCGCTGATGGACTCCGGAATCGGACTTCTGCCGGCGGCCGCGGCGGTACGGCGGCTGCGGCCCGACGCGGAACTCGTGCTCTCCCTGGATCCCGCGGGCATGCCCTGGGGCCCGCGCACCACGCAGGATCTCACCGAGCGCGCCCTGGCCGTCGCCGAGGCCGCCGCGGCCCGGCGGCCCGACGCCCTGATCGTCGGCTGCAACACCGCGACCGTGCACGCCCTGACCGCTCTGCGCGCCCGATTCGAACCGGAGCTTCCCGTCATCGGCACGGTTCCGGCGATCAAACCCGCCGCCTCGGGAGGCGGGCCCTTCGCGATCTGGGCCACGCCCGCCACCACCGGCAGCCCCTACCAGCTCGGGCTCATCCGGGACTTCGCCGAGGGTGTCGCGGTCACCGAGGTGCCCTGCTGGGGACTGGCAGAGGCCGTCGAACACGCGGACGAGTCGGCCATCGACGCCGCCATCGGCGCCGCGGCTGCGCTCACCCCCGACGAAGTAACGACCGTCGTCCTGGGCTGCACCCATTACGAACTCGTCGCCGAACGCATCCGGGCGGCCGTCCAGCGGCCCGGCCACCCGCCGCTCGTCCTGCACGGTTCCGCCGGCGCGGTGGCCGCCCAGACGCTCCGCAGGCTCGGGGCACACCCCGCCCGTGAGGCGCAGGCGGACGGCAGGCTCACCGCCCTGCTGAACGGTACGGAGGGCCCGCTGCCCGCCGCCGCGCTGGCCTACGAGGAAGGCCGGCTGCTGCAGGCGGCCACGCCCGTCCGCTGA
- a CDS encoding O-antigen ligase family protein, protein MTTAAGASPDGERRNVSDAAGVVALGACATWSLITAATHDGRPEGVLLAVLAVAAGYAAGRICGALLPVAAPCTAALAGLGLAVAAPHTLPGPQTATPPGHLGAVAALLVLATGAACCAAWAARPPLLRLALRSLAVVLTAASAVLGPLAGSALCAAVLLCSLAAGHMPRRGMGLAGLALTTVLVTGTAWAVAEDVLPDGLADSLEGQVSGHRVDLWHDALLLVHRNPATGVGPGRFAELGPTASQSLPAEARPHSAPFQQAAEQGVVGVALLAAVFCWVLYALWRSPRPTSVVLTGGAALTALAALATVGNVLSFTTVTVGAGLLAGLATARPFVYDTPDTVPTRAWEQREQREHH, encoded by the coding sequence ATGACGACGGCTGCCGGCGCATCGCCGGACGGTGAGAGACGAAACGTTTCCGACGCGGCGGGCGTCGTCGCGCTGGGTGCGTGTGCCACCTGGTCGCTGATCACGGCGGCCACCCATGACGGCCGTCCCGAGGGCGTGCTCCTCGCGGTGCTCGCGGTGGCCGCCGGTTACGCGGCGGGACGGATCTGCGGGGCGCTGCTGCCGGTCGCCGCCCCCTGTACGGCGGCGCTGGCAGGGCTCGGACTCGCGGTCGCCGCACCGCACACGCTGCCGGGGCCTCAGACCGCCACCCCGCCCGGGCATCTCGGGGCCGTGGCCGCGCTGCTGGTCCTGGCGACCGGCGCCGCCTGCTGTGCCGCCTGGGCGGCCCGCCCGCCCCTGCTGCGGCTGGCCCTGCGCAGCCTGGCCGTGGTGCTCACGGCGGCGTCCGCGGTTCTCGGCCCGCTCGCCGGATCCGCCCTCTGTGCCGCTGTCCTGCTCTGCTCACTCGCCGCCGGTCACATGCCGCGCCGGGGCATGGGCCTCGCGGGGCTGGCGCTGACGACGGTCCTGGTGACCGGGACGGCGTGGGCGGTCGCCGAGGACGTGCTGCCCGACGGGCTCGCCGACTCGCTGGAGGGTCAGGTGAGCGGTCACCGGGTCGACCTGTGGCACGACGCCCTGCTGCTGGTCCACCGGAACCCCGCGACGGGGGTGGGGCCGGGCAGGTTCGCGGAACTCGGCCCGACGGCTTCCCAGTCGCTGCCGGCCGAGGCCAGACCGCACTCCGCGCCCTTCCAGCAGGCGGCCGAGCAGGGCGTGGTCGGCGTGGCCCTGCTGGCGGCGGTCTTCTGCTGGGTGCTGTACGCCCTGTGGCGCAGTCCGCGCCCCACCTCGGTCGTCCTGACCGGGGGCGCGGCCCTGACGGCGCTGGCCGCCCTCGCCACGGTCGGCAACGTACTGAGCTTCACCACGGTGACCGTGGGCGCGGGTCTTCTCGCGGGCCTGGCGACGGCCCGCCCGTTCGTCTACGACACACCGGACACGGTGCCGACACGGGCGTGGGAGCAGCGGGAACAGCGGGAACACCACTGA
- a CDS encoding SseB family protein → METPAHDHTATPARRALDALADNSQDPAALDVLAMSDVLVPVPDDVSDVDAGNPSTVALPVLEEADGREAVPVFTSEPELAELLPSVSRYRLIPLGALADQWPTGDLSLTIDAASPHGMTVTSEGVRTLLARSFQY, encoded by the coding sequence ATGGAGACGCCCGCACACGATCACACCGCCACACCGGCCCGACGGGCGCTCGACGCCCTGGCCGACAACTCCCAGGACCCGGCCGCGCTGGACGTCCTCGCGATGAGCGACGTCCTTGTCCCCGTACCGGACGACGTCAGTGACGTCGATGCCGGAAATCCCTCGACCGTGGCGCTGCCCGTCCTGGAGGAGGCGGACGGGCGGGAGGCCGTGCCCGTGTTCACCTCGGAGCCCGAACTGGCCGAACTGCTGCCGTCCGTCTCCCGCTACCGGCTGATCCCGCTGGGCGCGCTCGCCGACCAGTGGCCCACCGGCGACCTCTCGCTCACCATCGACGCCGCCTCCCCGCACGGGATGACGGTCACCTCCGAGGGCGTACGCACCCTGCTGGCCCGGTCGTTCCAGTACTGA
- a CDS encoding TerD family protein, giving the protein MGAVMSMAKGSNAPVPTAALRVELGWRSGPGVPDADASALLLVAGKVRSDSDFVFYNQPVHSSGAVRHEGKRDVGGRVTDTLLVDLARVEPAVETVVLAASADGGTFGQVPDLYIEVRDAAQDTVVVRFDNAGAGVETAFVLGEFYRRQGAWKFRAVGQGYSSGLAGLATDFGITVDEPQHTPPAPLAAPPVAPPLTMPPPPPRPVTPPAPPAAPVRLTKVTLTKEAPSVSLTKQGGTSGALRVNLNWQVHKQFSGWGSKLGRAVAQHSDLDLDLCALFELSDGSKGVVQALGNAFGALHQPPYIHLDGDDRTGAVSSGENLTVNLDHKQAFRRILIFVTIYAGARSFADLHATVTLTPANGAAVDFSLDECTVPSTVCALALITNNGGDLIVQREARYLVPDRGVSPQRTVDRVYGWGMNWTPGRK; this is encoded by the coding sequence ATGGGGGCGGTCATGTCCATGGCTAAGGGATCGAATGCTCCGGTGCCCACGGCGGCACTCCGGGTCGAACTGGGCTGGCGGTCCGGGCCGGGCGTGCCCGACGCGGACGCCTCCGCGTTGCTGCTGGTGGCCGGAAAGGTCCGTTCCGACAGCGACTTCGTCTTCTACAACCAGCCCGTGCACTCCTCCGGAGCGGTCCGGCACGAGGGCAAGCGGGACGTCGGAGGCCGGGTGACGGACACCCTTCTCGTCGACCTCGCGCGCGTGGAGCCCGCCGTCGAGACCGTGGTCCTCGCCGCCTCCGCGGACGGAGGAACGTTCGGGCAGGTGCCCGACCTGTACATCGAGGTCCGTGACGCGGCACAGGACACGGTGGTGGTCCGCTTCGACAACGCGGGCGCCGGCGTCGAGACCGCGTTCGTGCTCGGCGAGTTCTACCGTCGCCAGGGTGCCTGGAAGTTCCGCGCGGTCGGGCAGGGCTACAGCAGCGGGCTGGCGGGCCTGGCCACGGACTTCGGCATCACCGTGGACGAGCCCCAGCACACGCCGCCCGCCCCGCTGGCCGCTCCGCCCGTCGCCCCTCCGCTGACCATGCCCCCGCCGCCTCCACGACCCGTGACCCCGCCCGCCCCTCCCGCGGCGCCGGTACGCCTGACCAAGGTGACGCTCACCAAGGAGGCCCCTTCCGTCTCGCTCACCAAGCAGGGCGGCACCTCGGGCGCGTTGCGCGTCAACCTCAACTGGCAGGTCCACAAGCAGTTCTCGGGGTGGGGCAGCAAGCTGGGCCGCGCGGTCGCCCAGCACTCCGACCTCGACCTCGACCTGTGTGCCCTCTTCGAACTCTCCGACGGCAGCAAGGGCGTCGTACAGGCCCTCGGCAACGCCTTCGGGGCACTGCACCAGCCGCCGTACATCCACCTCGACGGCGACGACCGCACCGGCGCCGTGTCGAGCGGCGAGAACCTCACCGTCAACCTGGACCACAAGCAGGCCTTCCGGCGCATCCTCATCTTCGTGACCATCTACGCGGGCGCGCGCTCCTTCGCCGACCTGCACGCCACGGTCACCCTGACCCCGGCGAACGGGGCGGCGGTCGACTTCTCGCTCGACGAGTGCACGGTGCCCTCCACGGTGTGCGCGCTCGCCCTGATCACCAACAACGGCGGCGATCTGATCGTCCAGCGCGAGGCCCGCTATCTCGTCCCCGACCGAGGGGTGAGCCCGCAGCGGACCGTCGACCGCGTCTACGGCTGGGGCATGAACTGGACCCCCGGCCGCAAGTGA
- a CDS encoding DUF6643 family protein: MTSPRSTYGGGYYSAFPDTPIYDSLVAERGAPQIAPIRVPAAYDTGNNLPALPSALPALPAGPSQQVPSYGYQQAQQPSPLQQAPGAYIPQQAPPRGYPGGQPMQQQRPAAATGYEAMRPAAPRPAQPQYQDPYSNQQQYRGY; the protein is encoded by the coding sequence ATGACCTCCCCCCGCTCCACCTACGGCGGCGGCTACTACTCCGCCTTCCCGGACACTCCGATCTACGACTCGCTCGTCGCCGAGCGGGGGGCCCCGCAGATCGCTCCGATCCGGGTCCCAGCCGCGTACGACACGGGCAACAACCTGCCCGCGCTGCCGTCGGCGCTTCCCGCGCTGCCGGCCGGCCCGTCCCAGCAGGTCCCCTCCTACGGCTACCAGCAGGCGCAGCAGCCCTCGCCGCTGCAACAGGCGCCTGGGGCGTACATCCCGCAGCAGGCACCGCCGCGCGGATACCCCGGCGGCCAGCCGATGCAGCAGCAGCGTCCGGCGGCGGCCACCGGCTACGAGGCGATGCGGCCCGCCGCTCCCCGGCCCGCCCAGCCGCAGTACCAGGACCCGTACAGCAACCAGCAGCAGTACCGCGGGTACTGA
- a CDS encoding alpha-L-fucosidase, with translation MPMQPWFSDAKLGIFIHYGIYAVDGWAESWSFYTGEVTHEEYMKQLDRFTASRYDPQAWAELFARVGAQYAVLTTKHHDGVALWDTDHRSLDVVRDTPAGRDLVTGFVDALRERNLKVGLYYSHSDWNHPDYASERHPGPHIVEPNDYSHARPGEEDPEAWARYLAYRDGQVGELVERFHPDILWFDGEWERTEEQWRMRELSELILAGNPDTILNARMLSYGDYATPEQGVPLTAPDGPWELCLTINDSWSYRAKDRDFKSVSQLVRYFTETIGMGGNLLLGAGPVEDGTIPEEQVERLEGLGSWVTKHADAVYGTVAGLPAGHHYGPSTLSADRRTLYLICFDAPREAVSVRGLRNAVRRVSVVGTGTELGHHVTGGLDKVPGVTWIDAPGAADLDEYATVLAVELDGELDLYRGTGRD, from the coding sequence ATGCCGATGCAACCCTGGTTCTCCGATGCCAAGCTGGGCATCTTCATCCACTACGGCATCTACGCCGTGGACGGCTGGGCCGAGTCGTGGTCCTTCTACACGGGCGAGGTCACGCACGAGGAGTACATGAAACAGCTCGACCGTTTCACCGCTTCGCGCTACGACCCGCAGGCCTGGGCGGAGCTGTTCGCCCGGGTCGGCGCCCAGTACGCCGTCCTCACCACCAAGCACCACGACGGCGTGGCCCTGTGGGACACCGACCACCGCAGTCTGGACGTGGTCCGGGACACCCCGGCCGGCCGCGACCTGGTCACCGGCTTCGTCGACGCCCTGCGCGAGCGGAACCTGAAGGTCGGCCTCTACTACTCGCACTCCGACTGGAACCACCCCGACTACGCGAGCGAGCGCCACCCCGGCCCGCACATCGTCGAGCCCAACGACTACTCCCACGCCCGCCCCGGCGAGGAGGACCCGGAGGCCTGGGCACGCTATCTCGCCTACCGCGACGGCCAGGTGGGGGAGCTGGTCGAACGTTTCCACCCTGACATCCTCTGGTTCGACGGCGAATGGGAGCGCACCGAGGAACAGTGGCGGATGCGGGAGCTGTCCGAGCTGATCCTCGCGGGCAACCCGGACACCATCCTCAACGCCCGCATGCTCAGCTACGGCGACTACGCCACCCCCGAGCAGGGCGTTCCGCTGACCGCACCGGACGGCCCGTGGGAGCTGTGCCTGACGATCAACGACTCGTGGAGCTACCGGGCCAAGGACCGCGACTTCAAGTCGGTCAGCCAGCTGGTGCGCTACTTCACGGAGACGATCGGCATGGGCGGCAACCTGCTGCTCGGGGCCGGCCCGGTGGAGGACGGCACGATCCCCGAGGAGCAGGTGGAGCGCCTGGAGGGCCTCGGCTCCTGGGTCACCAAGCACGCCGACGCCGTGTACGGCACGGTCGCCGGCCTGCCCGCCGGGCACCACTACGGCCCGAGCACGCTCTCCGCCGACCGCCGCACCCTTTACCTGATCTGCTTCGACGCGCCCCGCGAGGCCGTGTCGGTCCGGGGCCTGCGCAACGCCGTACGGCGCGTCTCGGTCGTCGGCACGGGCACCGAACTGGGCCACCACGTGACCGGGGGCCTGGACAAGGTTCCGGGCGTGACCTGGATCGACGCTCCGGGGGCGGCCGACCTCGACGAGTACGCGACCGTCCTGGCCGTGGAACTCGACGGTGAGCTGGATCTCTACCGGGGCACCGGCCGCGACTGA
- a CDS encoding NUDIX hydrolase, which produces MATPDFISALRASAGRQLLWLPGVTALVFDDEDRVLLGRRTDTRKWSVVGGIPDPGEQPAACAVREVYEETAVRCVPERVVLVQALDPVTYENGDVCQYMDITFRCRAVGGEARVNDDESLDVGWFAVDALPELNEFALFRIKQAMSDAGAPTWFDTTGFASFA; this is translated from the coding sequence ATGGCTACTCCTGACTTCATCAGCGCTCTCCGTGCCTCCGCCGGCCGCCAGTTGCTCTGGCTCCCCGGTGTCACCGCCCTCGTCTTCGACGACGAGGACAGGGTGCTCCTGGGCAGGCGCACCGACACCCGCAAGTGGTCGGTGGTCGGCGGCATCCCGGACCCGGGCGAGCAGCCGGCGGCGTGCGCGGTGCGGGAGGTCTACGAGGAGACGGCCGTCCGGTGCGTGCCCGAACGGGTCGTGCTCGTCCAGGCCCTGGACCCGGTGACGTACGAGAACGGGGACGTCTGCCAGTACATGGACATCACCTTCCGCTGCCGGGCCGTCGGCGGGGAGGCGCGGGTCAACGACGACGAGTCCCTGGACGTCGGCTGGTTCGCGGTGGACGCGCTGCCCGAACTGAACGAGTTCGCGCTGTTCCGGATCAAGCAGGCGATGTCCGACGCCGGGGCGCCCACCTGGTTCGACACCACGGGCTTCGCGAGTTTCGCCTGA